One part of the Oceanispirochaeta sp. genome encodes these proteins:
- a CDS encoding TrmB family transcriptional regulator translates to MVVNIKEELKQTGLSDYEARAYMALLEENPLTAYETAGLAGIPTSKIYGVIKKLEEKELVLELTEKNKKRYIPQEPEEYISSYRFRMEKTLSSLSEELKTPPRKKTVSYVWNLSNRPALLERAEKMISRSRKNILISLWAEEFSLLAPLIRKKEAEGVQAAVVHFGSVTEQSGRIFEHPIKDTLYEEKGGRGFTLVCDGSEALSGTFSPSSTEGAWSRGKGFVTLAEDYIKHDIYIMKIVRRFDSPLVETFGEGYSLLRDIYTDEDKGEK, encoded by the coding sequence ATGGTAGTCAATATAAAAGAAGAGTTAAAACAAACCGGGCTGAGCGACTATGAAGCCAGAGCCTATATGGCCCTGCTGGAAGAAAATCCTCTCACGGCCTATGAAACAGCCGGACTAGCCGGCATTCCTACATCTAAGATATACGGCGTCATCAAAAAGCTGGAGGAAAAAGAGCTTGTTCTGGAACTCACAGAGAAGAACAAGAAGCGCTACATTCCCCAGGAACCGGAAGAATACATCTCTTCCTACCGCTTCAGAATGGAAAAAACCCTCTCCTCCCTGTCGGAAGAACTGAAAACCCCGCCCCGTAAAAAAACGGTGTCCTATGTTTGGAATCTCAGCAATCGTCCCGCCCTGCTGGAGAGGGCTGAAAAAATGATTTCCCGCAGCCGAAAGAACATCCTGATTTCTCTTTGGGCTGAAGAGTTTTCCCTGTTGGCGCCGCTGATCCGGAAAAAAGAAGCCGAAGGGGTTCAGGCCGCAGTCGTGCACTTCGGAAGCGTGACAGAACAGAGCGGCCGGATCTTTGAACATCCCATCAAAGACACCCTCTATGAAGAAAAGGGAGGCCGGGGGTTCACACTGGTCTGTGACGGATCAGAGGCCCTGTCGGGTACCTTCTCTCCGTCCTCCACCGAGGGAGCCTGGAGCCGGGGCAAGGGTTTTGTCACCCTGGCGGAAGACTATATCAAGCATGACATTTATATAATGAAAATCGTCAGGCGCTTTGATTCCCCACTGGTAGAAACCTTTGGTGAGGGTTACAGCCTGCTGAGGGATATCTATACCGATGAGGACAAGGGAGAAAAGTAA
- a CDS encoding energy-coupling factor transporter transmembrane protein EcfT, with protein MSQSNFLSFKDRKSLLNRTYPFVKLIWVFMVALGLFTFKTPISGAVLFSLILLMTLTAGKIHFMEILRSGFIVFGLGFILMIFHFFIDPGTTVFSFGFLKISDYGLIQGPVFFFRLSVIVLASFLLIWTTDTRDLMTSLVKVGMPYRYAFTIFLALRFLPLIQKEVEAVKAAHSIRGRTTGSGLGHRIKLWQRYVFTILVNGIRKAEITADALECRAFGYKDKRTYLKDVHFKKTDILLPLITGILLFLLIYMEHTSWRALFGV; from the coding sequence ATGTCACAGAGTAATTTTTTAAGCTTTAAAGACAGGAAATCCCTTCTGAACAGAACCTATCCCTTTGTCAAACTGATCTGGGTGTTTATGGTTGCCCTTGGACTTTTTACTTTTAAGACGCCCATATCCGGAGCTGTCTTATTCAGCCTGATCCTGCTGATGACTCTCACCGCAGGAAAAATTCATTTTATGGAAATACTGCGAAGCGGTTTCATCGTCTTCGGTCTCGGTTTCATTCTCATGATATTTCACTTCTTCATAGATCCGGGAACCACTGTTTTTTCCTTTGGATTTCTGAAAATATCAGACTATGGCCTGATACAGGGACCTGTTTTCTTTTTCAGATTATCTGTCATTGTTCTGGCAAGTTTTTTACTGATCTGGACGACAGATACCAGGGATCTGATGACCTCATTAGTCAAAGTCGGTATGCCCTACCGCTATGCCTTCACCATCTTTCTTGCCCTGCGTTTCCTGCCCCTTATTCAGAAAGAGGTCGAAGCAGTCAAGGCGGCTCACTCTATCCGGGGAAGAACCACAGGCTCCGGTTTGGGGCACCGCATTAAACTCTGGCAGCGATATGTGTTTACCATTCTGGTCAATGGCATACGGAAGGCGGAAATCACAGCTGATGCACTGGAGTGCAGGGCCTTCGGATACAAAGATAAAAGGACATACCTCAAGGATGTGCATTTTAAAAAAACCGATATACTGCTGCCTCTGATAACGGGAATTCTGCTCTTTCTTCTTATATATATGGAACATACAAGCTGGAGAGCCCTCTTCGGGGTTTAA
- a CDS encoding inositol monophosphatase family protein — protein MIDLNEAQDFLKKIMIEAGALTLEYRESFKSLRVEQKGTDKDLVTEADQAVEVLLRKRILERYPDHAILGEEEGESGTHACRWIIDPIDGTISYLHGQYQYSVSIALEVEGTLELGAVFAPALADLFTARRGEGAFLNEKSISVSAIDRLGDAVLSTGFCCIRAGMQQTNLPLFCDMMPRIRDIRRGGSAALDLCLVACGQMDGYWEKHINLYDIAAGMLVLEEAGGEVTDYKGDLDGLPREILATNGLIHDECISVIRPFIR, from the coding sequence ATGATTGATTTGAATGAAGCTCAGGATTTCCTGAAAAAAATAATGATTGAAGCCGGTGCATTGACCCTTGAATACCGGGAGAGTTTTAAGAGCCTCCGGGTGGAGCAGAAGGGGACCGATAAAGACCTGGTGACAGAGGCGGATCAGGCCGTTGAAGTCCTCCTCAGGAAACGGATTCTGGAGAGATACCCGGACCACGCCATTCTAGGAGAGGAAGAGGGTGAGTCGGGAACACATGCCTGCCGCTGGATCATCGATCCCATCGACGGCACAATCTCCTACCTTCACGGACAGTACCAGTACTCTGTTTCCATTGCCCTGGAAGTGGAGGGTACCCTGGAACTGGGAGCGGTATTTGCTCCTGCCCTGGCCGATCTGTTTACGGCAAGGAGGGGGGAAGGAGCCTTCCTTAATGAAAAATCAATATCTGTTTCGGCCATCGATCGTCTGGGAGATGCTGTTCTCTCCACCGGATTCTGCTGCATCCGCGCGGGGATGCAGCAGACCAACCTGCCTCTCTTCTGCGATATGATGCCCCGTATCAGGGATATCCGCCGGGGTGGTTCTGCCGCCCTAGATCTCTGCCTTGTGGCCTGCGGCCAGATGGACGGGTACTGGGAAAAGCATATCAATCTGTATGACATAGCCGCAGGAATGCTGGTTCTGGAGGAAGCGGGAGGAGAGGTTACGGATTATAAGGGTGACCTCGACGGTCTTCCCCGGGAAATCCTGGCAACAAACGGTCTGATCCACGACGAATGCATATCTGTGATCAGACCCTTCATTAGATAA
- a CDS encoding type II toxin-antitoxin system RelE/ParE family toxin, which produces MAWSVDFTATARKQLKKIDRKWLGKILDYLEDEVATLEHPKDKGKALVGDKKGLWRYRVGDYRIICDILDHEIVILVVIVGPRKNVYSD; this is translated from the coding sequence TTGGCCTGGAGCGTTGATTTTACTGCTACGGCCAGGAAGCAGTTAAAAAAGATAGATCGAAAATGGCTGGGAAAGATCCTTGACTATCTTGAAGATGAAGTCGCTACACTAGAACATCCAAAAGATAAGGGGAAGGCTCTTGTGGGTGACAAAAAAGGCCTCTGGAGATACAGAGTCGGGGATTACAGGATTATCTGCGATATTCTCGATCATGAAATAGTAATTCTTGTTGTTATAGTAGGACCTCGAAAGAATGTCTATTCGGATTGA
- a CDS encoding ribbon-helix-helix domain-containing protein, which translates to MLAVRLDSSVEDKLTRLAKETGRSKSYYVKEAINNYLEEREEYLLALAVLEKEEPRTSIDDVRKELGLER; encoded by the coding sequence ATGTTAGCAGTACGTCTTGATTCGTCTGTTGAAGATAAACTGACCCGTCTGGCAAAAGAAACCGGACGGAGCAAAAGCTATTATGTGAAAGAAGCCATAAACAACTACCTGGAAGAAAGGGAAGAATACCTATTGGCTCTTGCCGTTCTGGAAAAAGAAGAACCTCGTACCTCAATTGACGATGTGAGAAAAGAACTTGGCCTGGAGCGTTGA
- the ilvE gene encoding branched-chain-amino-acid transaminase, giving the protein MEIYIDGEWFDKENARVSVYDHGLLYGDGLFEGIRIYGGKIFKLKEHILRLFEGARAIRLELNLSLEETMAAVEETVRRNNRKEGYIRLLATRGRGPLGIDPFSCPRSTLVIIADDISLYPATLYKTGIPIITASTRRLSARIFDPRIKSLNYLNNILAKIEARDAGCPEAVMLSEEGYVAECTGDNIFIVKDGHLLTPASWHGLLEGITRNTLLELAEKKGIPSKETTLTRFDLYTADECFLTGSGAELIPVISVDKRMIGDGKPGPLTARMMKAFTELIYS; this is encoded by the coding sequence ATGGAGATATACATTGACGGAGAATGGTTTGATAAAGAGAACGCCAGGGTCTCGGTTTATGATCATGGACTCCTCTATGGGGATGGACTGTTTGAGGGGATAAGGATCTATGGCGGCAAAATCTTCAAACTGAAAGAGCATATTCTGAGGCTTTTCGAGGGGGCCCGGGCGATACGCCTGGAACTGAACCTGTCTCTTGAAGAAACGATGGCTGCCGTAGAAGAGACAGTCAGAAGAAACAACAGAAAAGAGGGGTATATCCGTCTTCTGGCCACACGGGGCAGAGGCCCCCTCGGGATTGATCCCTTTTCCTGCCCCCGCAGCACCCTGGTGATCATTGCCGATGACATAAGCCTCTACCCGGCTACACTGTATAAAACCGGAATTCCCATCATCACCGCCTCCACCAGACGTCTCAGTGCCCGGATTTTTGATCCCCGGATCAAAAGTCTCAACTACCTGAACAATATCCTGGCCAAGATAGAGGCCAGGGATGCGGGTTGTCCTGAAGCGGTTATGCTCAGTGAAGAAGGCTATGTAGCCGAGTGTACGGGTGACAATATTTTCATTGTGAAAGACGGGCATCTCCTGACACCAGCCTCGTGGCACGGCTTACTGGAAGGGATCACAAGAAATACTCTGCTGGAATTGGCTGAAAAAAAAGGGATTCCCAGCAAGGAAACCACCCTCACCCGGTTTGACCTGTATACGGCGGATGAGTGCTTTCTCACGGGTTCGGGGGCGGAACTGATCCCGGTGATTTCCGTCGACAAGCGGATGATTGGAGACGGAAAACCCGGTCCCCTGACGGCCCGGATGATGAAGGCCTTTACTGAGCTCATTTACAGCTAA